One part of the Streptomyces lienomycini genome encodes these proteins:
- a CDS encoding GIY-YIG nuclease family protein: MSLENHAEFKLSITKALGDQLAMALRDLSPAPLTEGNIDLLPRHKGVYQLFRHGDPVYIGKADATLAQRLNKHHKKLKGRENIHLDWMSFKALSVDEDFAAVAPEKLLIDRFQGDGQAPWNENGFGINDPGVERDTTVFADDHFDQLYPARLDWVISDLPQGVQSLRTFLKFVKVALPYTFRYAYNRTKKESYYDQFEVTIQQSEMTADEFFRFVSAQLPDPWQVMILPGYAVMYPKELESRSARKYYIAGEEFLAKPAAGS, encoded by the coding sequence GTGTCGCTGGAGAACCATGCCGAGTTCAAGTTGAGCATCACCAAGGCGCTCGGCGATCAGTTGGCGATGGCTCTGCGTGACTTGAGCCCCGCGCCCCTGACGGAGGGCAATATTGACCTCCTCCCGCGCCATAAGGGTGTCTATCAGCTCTTCCGTCACGGTGATCCCGTCTATATCGGAAAAGCAGACGCCACTCTTGCCCAGAGGCTGAACAAGCACCACAAGAAGCTGAAGGGCCGCGAGAACATCCACCTGGACTGGATGAGCTTCAAAGCCTTGTCCGTGGATGAGGATTTCGCCGCAGTCGCACCGGAAAAGCTTCTCATCGACAGGTTTCAGGGCGATGGGCAAGCCCCCTGGAACGAGAACGGCTTCGGTATCAATGATCCGGGCGTCGAGCGAGACACCACGGTCTTCGCGGACGATCACTTCGATCAGCTCTATCCCGCCAGGCTCGATTGGGTTATCAGCGATCTCCCTCAAGGGGTCCAAAGCCTGCGTACCTTCTTGAAGTTCGTTAAGGTGGCGCTCCCCTACACTTTCAGGTACGCGTACAATCGAACCAAGAAGGAAAGCTACTACGACCAATTTGAGGTGACCATCCAGCAGTCTGAAATGACGGCGGATGAGTTCTTTCGATTTGTGAGCGCCCAGCTTCCTGATCCGTGGCAGGTGATGATACTTCCGGGGTATGCCGTAATGTACCCAAAGGAGTTGGAGTCGCGGAGTGCCCGCAAGTATTACATCGCGGGAGAAGAATTCCTCGCGAAGCCCGCAGCGGGATCCTGA